The Leptolyngbya sp. CCY15150 genome contains a region encoding:
- the mnmH gene encoding tRNA 2-selenouridine(34) synthase MnmH has protein sequence MPHCLDVHAFLHAPGPILDVRSPAEYAQGHIPGAASLPLFSNEERAQVGICYKHQGRDAAVELGLAIAGPKLAALVAAAKQLAPDRVVQVHCWRGGMRSGSVAWLLETAGFQVATLALGYKGFRHWAQTYCATARPIILLGGMTGTGKTDSLQAIARRGEPVLDLEHLASHRGSSFGSLGLPAQPSNEQFENRLAIALQQLPLDRPIWIEAESRRIGLCRIPNELFEQMLRAPMLQVERSRDERVAILVAVYQVAPITDLIAATERLHKRLGGQRTQAAVAHLQSDRLPEACEVILDYYDRTYAHALKRHLGPVYTVDVTGLSADDSAALMLDVASKL, from the coding sequence ATGCCCCATTGTCTAGATGTCCATGCTTTTCTCCATGCGCCTGGGCCGATCCTGGATGTGCGTAGTCCCGCTGAGTATGCTCAGGGTCATATTCCCGGTGCTGCCAGCCTGCCATTGTTTTCCAATGAGGAGCGGGCCCAGGTGGGCATCTGCTATAAACACCAAGGTCGGGATGCTGCGGTGGAACTGGGGTTGGCGATCGCTGGCCCCAAGCTAGCGGCGTTGGTGGCCGCGGCCAAACAGCTCGCCCCCGATCGGGTAGTGCAGGTGCATTGCTGGCGGGGCGGAATGCGCAGTGGCTCCGTCGCTTGGCTGCTGGAAACGGCAGGTTTCCAGGTGGCGACCCTGGCCTTGGGCTATAAGGGATTTCGTCACTGGGCCCAGACCTACTGCGCTACAGCGCGACCCATCATTCTGCTGGGCGGCATGACCGGGACAGGAAAAACTGATAGTCTGCAGGCGATCGCCCGTCGAGGTGAACCGGTGCTGGATCTGGAGCATCTAGCCAGCCATCGGGGCAGCAGCTTCGGTTCCCTAGGGCTGCCAGCTCAACCGTCCAATGAACAGTTTGAAAATCGGTTGGCGATCGCCCTACAGCAGCTTCCCCTGGATCGCCCCATCTGGATTGAAGCCGAAAGCCGCCGGATTGGTCTCTGCCGTATTCCCAACGAGTTGTTTGAGCAAATGCTCCGGGCTCCAATGCTGCAGGTGGAGCGATCGCGGGATGAACGGGTGGCAATCTTGGTGGCGGTCTATCAGGTGGCTCCCATTACCGATCTGATTGCCGCGACTGAACGCCTGCATAAACGGCTGGGCGGTCAGCGTACTCAGGCTGCTGTTGCTCATCTCCAGAGCGATCGCTTGCCCGAAGCCTGTGAGGTGATCTTGGACTACTACGATCGCACCTATGCCCATGCGCTCAAGCGCCATCTCGGGCCAGTCTACACGGTAGATGTCACCGGACTGTCTGCGGATGATAGTGCTGCGCTGATGCTTGATGTTGCATCAAAGCTATAG
- the selD gene encoding selenide, water dikinase SelD, with product MGQRLGQRLGQERAIALDGYTAGIIVQDLVLIGGGHSHAIALRQMGMHPMPGVRLTLVTDVWHTPYSGMLPGYVAGHYEFDQCHIDLLPLAKFANARLISDRAIGLDLDRQQVHCANHPPISFDRLSINIGSTPATTVPGAADHAIPAKPISQFLHHWHAILDQVRQRPEQPLSLAVVGGGAGGVELALSIQTHLSRLYREAGQPPQVQVHLVHRGAEILEGRDRWVRRRMLRILQQRGIQVHLGVTVDQVLPGRLVGLGGFALNCDRILWVTQASAASWLAQAGLTTDERGFLQVNAYLQSLSHPHVFAAGDIATQIDHPRPKAGVFAVRQGPPLVNNLRRSLLGQSLQAYYPQREFLILIGTGDGQAVASRGRWGLGPYRWLWRWKDHIDRTFMEQFAQFPVASMGRSLDAARDEDDMRCLGCGAKVGGATLGRSLARLRQTYSLTKPETVQVGLGADDAAVIQIPADRLLVQTVDYLPALVDDPFLAGQITAHHCLNDLWAMGATPQSVLAIATLPPLPPQQQEETLYHLLAGVVTVLNGAQASLIGGHTSEGDRLALGLTCNGLAVHQDLWRHQGLQPGQALILTKALGTGLLFAADMRRQAKGRWIEGAIASMLQSNQSAIAVFRHHSVTACTDVSGFGLAGHLLNLVQASEVAVELNLHTLPCLLGVEDLLLTQIRSSLDAQNVWAVLPYLQVHDMATDDRMPLLFDPQTSGGLLAALPDQQAIACVEALQAMGYASRCIGRVLPRSEQPPITVHP from the coding sequence ATGGGGCAACGTCTCGGGCAACGTCTCGGGCAAGAAAGAGCGATCGCGTTGGATGGATACACAGCAGGGATTATTGTGCAGGATTTAGTCTTGATTGGGGGTGGTCATAGCCATGCGATCGCGCTGCGGCAGATGGGAATGCATCCCATGCCGGGGGTAAGGCTGACCCTGGTAACGGATGTATGGCATACGCCCTATTCAGGCATGTTGCCGGGGTATGTGGCAGGGCATTACGAGTTTGACCAATGTCATATTGACTTGCTGCCCCTAGCCAAGTTTGCCAACGCCCGCTTGATCAGCGATCGCGCCATCGGTCTTGATCTCGATAGGCAACAGGTTCACTGCGCCAACCATCCCCCCATCTCCTTTGACCGATTGTCGATCAACATCGGCAGTACCCCAGCAACCACCGTGCCGGGTGCGGCAGACCATGCCATTCCAGCGAAGCCCATTTCCCAGTTTTTACACCACTGGCACGCCATTCTGGATCAGGTGCGCCAACGACCGGAGCAACCCTTGAGCTTGGCCGTTGTGGGCGGGGGAGCCGGCGGGGTAGAGCTAGCATTGTCGATTCAGACTCACCTGAGTCGCCTCTATCGAGAGGCGGGACAGCCGCCGCAGGTGCAGGTGCATCTTGTCCATCGCGGGGCAGAGATTTTAGAAGGGCGCGATCGCTGGGTGCGACGACGGATGCTGCGGATCTTGCAGCAGCGGGGTATTCAGGTTCACTTGGGCGTGACGGTGGATCAGGTGTTGCCCGGACGGCTCGTCGGTTTAGGTGGCTTTGCGCTGAATTGCGATCGCATTCTCTGGGTGACCCAAGCGTCAGCGGCCTCCTGGCTAGCCCAGGCGGGCTTGACCACGGATGAACGAGGCTTCCTCCAGGTGAATGCTTATCTCCAGTCCTTGTCCCATCCCCATGTGTTTGCGGCGGGCGACATTGCCACCCAAATCGACCATCCGCGCCCCAAGGCAGGGGTGTTTGCGGTGCGTCAGGGGCCGCCCTTGGTGAACAATCTGCGGCGATCGCTGCTGGGGCAATCTCTCCAGGCCTACTATCCCCAGCGGGAATTTTTGATCTTGATTGGCACCGGAGATGGGCAAGCCGTGGCTTCTCGCGGGCGCTGGGGGCTGGGGCCATACCGCTGGCTGTGGCGCTGGAAAGATCACATTGATAGGACGTTCATGGAGCAGTTTGCCCAGTTTCCGGTTGCATCCATGGGGCGATCGCTGGATGCTGCAAGGGATGAGGATGACATGCGCTGCCTGGGCTGTGGCGCGAAGGTGGGGGGCGCAACCCTGGGGCGATCGCTGGCCCGCTTGCGCCAAACCTATTCCTTGACTAAGCCAGAGACGGTGCAGGTAGGTCTAGGAGCAGATGATGCAGCGGTGATCCAGATTCCTGCCGATCGCCTCCTGGTGCAAACGGTGGACTACCTGCCGGCGCTGGTGGATGACCCATTCCTCGCTGGCCAGATTACCGCTCACCACTGCCTCAATGACCTCTGGGCCATGGGAGCTACTCCTCAATCTGTGTTGGCGATCGCCACCCTACCGCCCCTGCCACCGCAACAGCAGGAAGAAACGCTCTATCATCTGCTAGCTGGGGTAGTGACGGTTCTCAATGGTGCTCAAGCGTCCTTGATCGGCGGTCATACTAGTGAGGGCGATCGCCTAGCGCTGGGATTGACCTGCAATGGCCTAGCGGTGCATCAAGATCTCTGGCGTCATCAAGGACTACAGCCAGGGCAAGCGTTGATTCTCACGAAGGCGCTGGGTACAGGCTTGCTGTTTGCGGCGGATATGCGCCGACAGGCTAAGGGGCGCTGGATTGAAGGGGCGATCGCCTCCATGCTGCAGTCCAACCAGAGTGCGATCGCGGTCTTCCGCCACCATAGCGTGACCGCCTGCACCGACGTCAGCGGTTTTGGTCTGGCGGGGCATCTGCTCAACCTTGTCCAAGCCTCTGAAGTGGCAGTGGAACTGAACCTTCACACCTTGCCCTGCTTGCTGGGGGTGGAAGACCTGCTGCTCACCCAAATTCGTAGCTCGTTAGATGCCCAAAACGTCTGGGCTGTCTTGCCCTACCTCCAAGTGCATGACATGGCTACGGACGATAGAATGCCTCTGTTGTTTGATCCCCAAACCTCAGGAGGGCTGCTGGCGGCATTGCCCGACCAGCAAGCGATCGCCTGCGTGGAGGCGTTGCAAGCCATGGGCTATGCTTCTCGCTGCATTGGTCGAGTCCTGCCCCGATCAGAGCAGCCGCCGATTACGGTACATCCCTAG